CTTGTCGTACTAAGATCTTTTGGTAAGGCGGAGTTCAGCTGATAGACCGGAAGACTATATTTTCTTTTCTTAAAAAACTTCTCTGAGTACTTCAGGTTACCGTCTACGTCCACCGATAAAAACACAATTCGGCTATTCCCTTGAAAGTCTTTATAGAGTTTGTCCAAAGAGGGCATTTCTGCTAAACAAGGTGAACACCATATCGCCCAAAAATTGATCAAAACAACTTTACCTTTGAGCTGATTCAACGAAATCACCTTGCCTTTACTATCTTTAAAACTAACTTCGTCATTTTTGAGTCGCAAGCCAGCAGACGTTGTCGGATCATTTCCATACGCATAACCCGATGTGTATGCAAATAGTAATAGCAGTAAGATGCTGATCGTAATGGATCCAACGCTGTTTTTTCTTCTCATATTGTTTCTTTCATGAAGCACACACAATCAACGTTTATTGTATAAATTGATTGTGTTCATCACTACACAAACTACAATAAAATTACATTTAATCTAGCATTTTAATTCAATATCCATGTCAGCAAATTGACCAAACTTGATGGTTTAAATACATCCTACTGATCCAATGCAGTCTATGAACACAAGAAAAAACTGCAAAATCAGAACATAATAAACTAAGCAGCTGGGAATTAAAGCTAACAAAAACAAATTGCTAATTAGTCACCATCCCATTTTTTGGAAAACGATCAATTGAATGCAATGATTTGTCTAAAAGTTATTACAAACAAATTGGCGGCTATGATTATTATATAGTATATAATAAGTAAATCAATATGAGCAAGGAAAAATCAATCCAGAAAATTGAGATCTATGGAAAAGTTTATCAGTATAGTTCCCTAAGAAATCTACCGGAGGGTGATATCGAACATCTGCCCTTCAGTATTCGGATTCTCCTGGAAAATGTCTTACGTAACCATGATGGATTTAGTATCACGGATGAGCATATCGGCACATTAATCAATTGGTCTCCTCAGCCGGTCGACAAAGATATTCCATTCAAACCGGCACGCATTCTCATGCAGGACTTTACCGGTGTCCCTGCAGTGGTAGATATGGCTTCTTTACGAGCAGAATTTGTTCGACATGGCAAAGATGGTCAAAAAATTAACCCAGCGATCCCCGTTGATCTGGTTATTGACCACTCCGTACAGGTAGATTATTTTGGCACCGAATATTCTTACGACAAAAATGTAGCATTGGAATATGAACGTAACCGTGAACGGTACGAGCTTCTGAAATGGGCTCAAAAAGGCTTAAAAAATTTCACTGTTGTCCCTCCGGGAATGGGAATCTGCCATCAGGTAAATTTAGAATATCTTGCCAAAGGTGTTATTCCCCGTGATAATTGGTTATTTCCCGACACCTTAGTTGGCACTGACTCCCACACCCCTATGGTCAATGGTATCGGTGTCCTGGGCTGGGGTGTTGGCGGTATCGAAGCCGAAGCAGCGATGTTAGGACAACCTATCTTCTTTACCTGTCCGGAGGTGATCGGACTTAAGCTCACAGGTCGTATTCCCGATATCTGTACAGCGACTGATATGGTTCTTTCCATCA
The window above is part of the Sphingobacterium sp. ML3W genome. Proteins encoded here:
- a CDS encoding TlpA disulfide reductase family protein → MRRKNSVGSITISILLLLLFAYTSGYAYGNDPTTSAGLRLKNDEVSFKDSKGKVISLNQLKGKVVLINFWAIWCSPCLAEMPSLDKLYKDFQGNSRIVFLSVDVDGNLKYSEKFFKKRKYSLPVYQLNSALPKDLSTTSIPTTIIIDKAGKLVNKHVGGMNFGSAKFQKALRQLTEE